In Gammaproteobacteria bacterium, the genomic stretch CGAATTTGGATAACCATTTCGTTTAATAATTTGTAAAACAATTATCAGGAGAACTTAATGAAGAAATTGACAAAATCAATAGCAATTGTTGCATTAGTAAGCGCAGGCAGCCTTCTTTCCACCTCAGCCAATGCTTGGTGGGGTCCATGGGGTGGCGGCCCCGGTGGCTGGGGTAACGATTGGTTCGGCGATGGTGGCATGAATTTCAATATGGGCTTTAATGGTCATGGCCGTGGTAATGGTTATGGCTACGGCTATCCAGGCTATGGCTATGGCTATCCAGGCGGTTGGGGTGGTGGTTATCCAGGTGGTTGGGGTGGTGGCTATCCAGGTGGTTGGGGTGGTGGCTATCCAGGTGGTTGGGGTGGTTATTCTGGTTATGGCTATCCAGGCTATGGATATCCAGGTGCTGTAGCTGCTCCAACCGTAGCTGCTCCTGCGACGACTACCAGCAAGTAATAAGACGAATTAATTCTCTGAAATAATTCATAATTTTACTGAGCAAATAGCGATTTATCAAAACCCTTTTACTCCAGAGACGGAGTAAAAGGGTTTTTTATGACCGGTATCCTTGAAAATTACGTACCCAAAAGACGCTACATTCAATGACTGAATCACGATGAGTAGCTATTCTGATCCTGCCGAGATCGTGCGCTTCGGTAAAAGTTGCTGAGATCGATTCGAGTTCAATACCTCGAGTAACAAATAAATAGTCACCTTTTGGTCGTTGGCGGATATCCGCGCTTAATCTGTATTGATCCGAAATTTCTCCCAATGGATTCCATGCAGCTATCCTCCAGGGACGAGGTTGGAGGTAGTAGCCAAGCTCGGCAAGTAATATCCGATCATTTCCCACTATTCCCGTATTAGGATAGCGCGTCCGTAATTTTTGGACTTGATCCGCCAATTCACGCCATCCGCGTAATCGTGCATAAGGATCAAGATGGCGCGCCGGCTTGGTGCCCATGATTCGATATAAAGCATCGTGGTGATATCCTAATCCAGCGATCAATATATTCAAGGTAAACGCTGCGATCAGAAGGTG encodes the following:
- the sgpB gene encoding Sulfur globule protein CV2, which produces MKKLTKSIAIVALVSAGSLLSTSANAWWGPWGGGPGGWGNDWFGDGGMNFNMGFNGHGRGNGYGYGYPGYGYGYPGGWGGGYPGGWGGGYPGGWGGGYPGGWGGYSGYGYPGYGYPGAVAAPTVAAPATTTSK